The following DNA comes from Saccharomyces cerevisiae S288C chromosome XIII, complete sequence.
AGGCTTAGCAATACGCTTCTGAACGAGGATCTATAGCAACTAAATTCAGACATTCTGCTACACCAAAAATGGAAGTATCACAGGAACGGAAAAGGGTTTTATAAGGCACCTCGGCACCCCTATAACTGGCATTCTCACATTCGGCGCATACGAATAGACAAAGGCCCCAGAAAACAATACCTTCGCATACAGAATCTATAAAGATGCATGCCTCGTTTAAAAACAAGAACATCTTCATAGTGATCATGAAATTGTGTGAAAGATGAGATATGTAATGCGTGAGGTACTAAATGAGGATATGTTAACGAATCGTTTAAGTGGTGATGACCAATGAAGGAATAGGTATAAATAGAGATACTTCAACTATATGCCTTTGAGAATATGTCTTTATTCCTTCCCTTCCTGTTAAGCTTATATCAGCACtaacaaacaaaacaaatacaatGGTCAAATTAACTTCAATCGCTGCCGGTGTTGCCGCCATCGCTGCCGGTGTTGCCGCTGCTCCAGCCACTACCACTCTATCTCCATCTGACGAAAGAGTCAACTTGGTCGAATTGGGTGTTTACGTCTCCGATATCAGAGCTCATTTGGCTCAATACTACTTGTTTCAAGCAGCTCATCCAACTGAGACCTACCCAGTTGAGATTGCTGAAGCTGTTTTCAACTATGGTGACTTCACCACCATGTTGACTGGTATTCCAGCTGAACAAGTCACCAGAGTCATCACTGGTGTCCCATGGTACTCCACTAGATTGAGACCAGCTATTTCCAGTGCTCTATCTAAGGACGGTATCTACACTGCTATTCCAAAATAGAGAGAAGCTTTTACGAACGAAATTCCATAGacaataaaaaagtaaagagaatgaaataaaatatgTTATTCTATTGATATAAATACAATTCCTCATATGTAAATGTATATTAATATGACAACTCATTTTTGATCAATAACAGTGTTTGTGGAGCATTTTCTGAATACAATAAACCCAAAACAGAAACTTCCCTTTTGTATCACTGTTCTGGAAAAGGGGTGGGCGGTAATAAAGCTAATAGGGTGTGTCCATAAGTAATACTGAACTTGGAAATGTGCGGCTTTGCAGCATTTTGTCTTTCTATAAAAATGTGTcgttcctttttttcattttttggcGCGTCGCCTCGGGGTCGTATAGAATATGCGTcacttttaaaaataagattGCAGATCAGGGCAAAACAAGTAGCAAATCATAGCAAGAGACCCTGATTTTTGTGacataaatatttttacttcTGTGTTAGGTTAACTTTTTATGTAACTGTAAATGGAATAGAGTTGAGGGGATAGTGCCCACAAGTCAATATgtttattttgtaaagttGAAAGataattatttttatgtttaggtGATTTTGGTGTTGAATTTTCTGTAATATTAACATAAGAGTAATACATTGAGTGGTTAGTATATGGTGTAAAAGTGGTATAACGCATGTATTAAGAGCAGttatacaatatttgggGCCGCTGAATGagatatagatattaaaatgtGGATAATCATGGGCTTTATGGGTAAATGGAACAGGGTATAGACCACTGAGGCAAGTGCCGTGCATAATGATATGAGTGCATCTAGTACTGATTTAGTGAGAGATGGGCCGTGGAGTGGAATGTGAGAGTAGGGTAAGTTGAGAGTGGTATATACTTGTAGCATCCGTGTGCGTATGCCATATCAGTATACAAGTGAAGGTGAGTATGGCAAGTGGTGGTGGGATTGGTATAAAGTGGTAGGGTAAGTATGTGTGTATTATTTACGATCATTTGTTAACGTTTCAATATGGTAGGTAGAAGAACAGTATGGTGAGTAGCAGATGGTGGATGGTAGAGGAATAGCAGGGTAAGTGGTAGTGGAGTTGGATATGGGTAATTGGAGGGTAACGGTTATGGTGCACGATGGGTTGGTGGTAGCAAGTAGAGAGATGGATGGTGGTTGGAGCGGTATGGTTGAAGGGGACAGGGTAACGAGTGGGGAGGTAGCGTAATGGAGGGTAAGTTAAGAGACATGCTAAATCAGGGTAAGAATAGGGTAGGG
Coding sequences within:
- the PAU19 gene encoding seripauperin PAU19 (hypothetical protein; member of the seripauperin multigene family encoded mainly in subtelomeric regions); this translates as MVKLTSIAAGVAAIAAGVAAAPATTTLSPSDERVNLVELGVYVSDIRAHLAQYYLFQAAHPTETYPVEIAEAVFNYGDFTTMLTGIPAEQVTRVITGVPWYSTRLRPAISSALSKDGIYTAIPK